The nucleotide window AGCCCTCAAACAAGGGTATGATATTATAACAAGATATTAAATAGACAGTGAGTGAAAGAAAGAATAGAGGACAAAGGGAGATACATAAATCcagaataataattattataaccaCATTGTTTTTATTTCCTGCAGCTAATATCCTTTGAACCCTATTTTCCATCGTAGAAGGATACACAAAGGTATGTCACAAACTTGTGAGCAAAATTTTGTTAAATTCTAGATACAGCTTTTTAACCCAGTTTTCCCTAAACCATGGCTCTGCAGCAGTAACAAAaggacaactcccatcatgggaagttATTCATGTGGGAACATTGTTCTAACTTGTGCTGCTTCAACCACAATCATGTgtaagctattaaaggggtacaccgcccctagacatcttatcccctatccaaagtataggggataagatgtcagattgccggggtcccgccgctggggacccccgcaatatagcaagcagcacccacctgtaacggccgtcacgcccccttccttagacttgcattaagggggcgggacgtgacatcacacgggggcggagttgtgacgtcacaatcttccgtccccgtggtcaataggaattagccagagaacctccagcgcttccggaagcagtaacaggtgggtgccgcatgctatattgcgggggtccccagatctggcatcttatcaactatcctttggataggggataagatgtttaggggtggagtaaccctttcagTAATATTGCCATTCTTAAAATATTAGTCTGAAAAAAAACCTTCATTAAATACGAGATCTAGTGATAATCTAGCTTGTATACAATATCAGACCATAACAGATAATTATTTTTTCATTCCTCACAGAAAATCACCAGCCATGGGTGACGGTGAGATGGCTGCCTTTGGGGAAGCAGCCCAATACCTCAGAAAGTCAGAAAAGGAAAGAATTGAGGCCCAAAATCGCCCATTTGATGCCAAAACATCTGTCTTTGTTATTGACCCAAAGACAATGTATGTCAAAGGAGTTGTTCAGAGTCGTGAAGGAGGAAAAGTCACCGTAAAGAAGGAAGATAACACCGTAAGTACCACAGGATGGAAATTTGGAAACATATACATTGATAGTCGCAAAAATAATAGAGATGTCTCATCTCACAATGTATAAATGTCTCATCTCACAATGTTTCTTTTTTCGATACAGACTGTAACAGTGAAGGACGATGAAATTTTCCCCATGAACCCTCCAAAGTACGATAAAATTGAAGACATGGCCATGATGACCCACTTGAATGAACCATCTGTCTTGTATAACCTCAAAGAGCGTTATGCAGCCTGGATGATCTACGTAAGCTCTGCTCTCTACTTGATGAATGGAGTCTAAGTTGTTTTGACCCTATACTTAATATCTTTTTTTGGTCATCCTTCAGACCTATTCTGGGCTGTTTTGTGCTACAGTAAATCCCTACAAGTGGCTGCCCGTGTACAACCCTGAGGTGGTCAATGCTTACCGAGGCAAGAAGCGTCAGGAGGCCCCACCCCATATCTTCTCCATCTCTGATAACGCCTATCAGTTCATGTTAACTGGTGAGTACAGTCTACTATCTATTGTGGGAGGATATTGAGAGGATCTCTTGCCCAAACTAACTCCATTATCAATAGACAATTATAAAAGGCTTAATGCTTCCCTTTGCATATCATGTTATATCACAGGACACAGGTTTTAAAGAAGCTAATGATCAGGATATGTTAAATAATTATTAGATACATTGATTATGTATTATTTATATCAGATAAATGAGCCAGTGATATTCACTAAACATGCCCCAAAGAGCTAGAATGAATAAAAGCACATGACACTATTGTCCTTAGTCCTTTGATGTTGCGGGATAAACACGATGGCTTACATATATGTTCAACAGTCTGTAGCACTATCTATACTCTGGGGACCATAGTGGGAACACTAGTTCAGTATTACGGAGCATTTGTAAGAAtatcattacttttttttttttttacagatcggGAAAACCAGTCTGTCCTGATTacgtaagtattattattaattaaagAAATTACTTGAGGGTTCTCCTGATCCCATAGTAATAAGTCGCCTTACCAAACAAACTCTTCATAGCCTTTACAAATACAAATATAAGTATTTCAGCAATTTattagatcaggatatatatttcaTGCTTTTCATATCTTTTATCCATAGTGGAGAATCTGGTGCCGGGAAGACTGTGAACACGAAACGTGTCATCCAGTACTTTGCAACAATTGCAGCTATCGGTGACACAAAGAAGAAAGAGGAGCAGGCCGCTTCACAAAACAAGGTAATTAGACTTTGAGTTACATTGATACACATATTAATGGTACATGTGAGTTAGGTCTGTTTTTGTCATGCTATAGATGTGCCTTAGTATTATCACCTTTTTACTTGCATAGGGCACCCTTGAAGACCAGATTATCTCGGCTAACCCATTGCTAGAGGCTTTTGGTAATGCCAAGACCGTCAGGAATGACAACTCCTCCCGTTTTGTAAGTTACACATTAGTGAtagtaataaaaagaaaaaaaaaattatcagtaaaCAAAACTAACATTTCTGCTATGCTAAAATCTTTAGGGTAAATTCATCAGAATCCACTTTGGTACCACAGGAAAACTGGCTTCTGCTGATATTGAAACATGTAAGCTGAAGTCGAATTTCTAGGACATTTTTATTGCCTTATTTGAgttcaaataataatttttttattttttataaaacgtgtttttttattttctcaagaTCTACTGGAAAAGTCCAGAGTAACATTCCAACTGTCTGCAGAAAGGAGCTACCATATCTTCTACCAGATCATGTCCAACAAGAAACCAGAGCTGATCGGTTAGTCACCACACAAGAAGTAATATGTTTCACTGACTGGGGTTTTGTATAGAATTAATCGATTACAAAACACACACTTCTTAATACAatgatgatataaaaagtgttttccagtgtTCAGAACTGTGTATAAGTGCGGGATACAAGTTAGAAGAAACGAGAAAAGTAACATGTTTTCAGTGTAGATTCTCACAGGCTGGAAAACCGTTTTCTTTTCTTATTATCTGCTGCTGGTGCTGATTTGCACCTGTCTGTCTGCTCTGGACTGTTGATTCAGGTGAGCTGATATGTGCCTCTATTTTTTTGCAGATATGCTACTGATCACAACTAACCCATATGACTTCCCATATGTGAGCCAAGGTGAGATCACAGTGGCCAGCATTGATGACCAGGAGGAGTTGATGGCTACAGATGTAAGTCCATTTCCTTATTAAGTTTGGCAAATAGTTTTGATAGCAATAAGTTCCTTCCAAAAACTTCTGCCTTTTACTTACAGACTGCCATTGACATTCTGGGGTTCAATCCAGATGAGAAGTTGGGCATCTACAAACTGACTGGTGCTGTAATGCACTACGGCAACTTGAAGTTCAAGCAAAAGCAAAGAGAGGAGCAGGCAGAGCCCGACGGCACAGAAGGTTGGTCAAAAGATGTAAACTTACAAAGAACTGAATGCATGGTTATCTAGTGACTTTCACTTTTTTGAACCTTGgcaatctttaatttaaatataTCTGAAAAATCTGTCCTTTTTTGGGTGCATAACATAACAGCAAATCCTAAACTTGTTTCTTAGTTGCTGACAAGGCTGCCTATCTGATGGGTCTGAACTCAGCTGATCTGCTGAAAGCTTTGTGCTACCCAAGAGTCAAAGTCGGAAATGAATATGTGACCAAAGGTCAAACTGTCCAGCAGGTATATTCTGGTGTTTTAGTACAAGAATCATAGTAAGAAGATTGTCACAAAACTGACATGGTTATTATTTCCATTTAGGTGTACAACAATGTTGGTGCCTTGGCCAAGTCTGTCTTTGAAAAGATGTTCTTGTGGATGGTCATCCGTATCAATGAGCAGCTGGACACCAAGCAGGCAAGACAGCACTACATCGGTGTCTTGGACATTGCCGGCTTTGAGATCTTTGACGTAAGTAAATGTAACATCACATGGCCTCCTGTGTAAATATATCATTGGTATAACAATCAtggaaaatattttattacaatcAGTTCAACAGCTTGGAACAACTCTGCATCAACTTCACCAACGAGAAACTGCAACAGTTCTTCAACCACCACATGTTTGTGCTGGAACAAGAGGAGTACAAGAAGGAAGGAATTGACTGGGAGTTTATCGACTTCGGCATGGACCTAGCTGCCTGCATTGAGCTTATTGAGAAGGTAtttttgtcttattttttttaaatctggtaATTtggaatgaaaattttttttcaattttaataaGAAAGAAAGCACTGATCTAATCTATACCCAATGTTTTACACAGCCAATGGGCATCTTCTCCATCCTTGAGGAGGAGTGCATGTTCCCAAAGGCCAGTGACACTTCCTTCAAGAACAAGCTCTATGACCAGCATCTTGGCAAGTGCAAGAACTTTGAGAAGCCCAAACCTGGCAAAGGGAAAGCAGAAGCTCACTTCTCCTTGGTGCACTATGCTGGGACTGTGGACTATAACATCAGTGGTTGGCTTGACAAGAACAAGGACCCACTGAATGAGACTGTTATTGGGCTCTACCAGAAGTCTTCAATGAAACTCTTGGCTTTCTTGTATTCTGCACATGCACAAGCAGAaggtattattttttcactattaGACATATCAacttatataataatacaacaacACAAAAGACtgtcatacaaaaaaataaaaaatacatatcttAACAATATTTTATTTGGTTTAGAGGGCGGCGGAAAGAAAGGTGCTAAGAAGAAGGGTTCCTCCTTCCAGACAGTGTCTGCTCTTTTCAGGGTATAAAACACTTCAATACAGACATTTCTATATTTATGTCtatattttatattgtattttcTCATGCATATAATTTCATGTACCTAAAGGAAAATCTGAACAAGCTGATGTCCAACTTGAGAAGCACCCACCCCCACTTTGTACGTTGTCTGATCCCCAATGAAACTAAAACCCCAGGTAAACTGTTGGACTAAATTCTAAATGGCAAAGTGCAATGTTGGCTTTGATAAAAATACATATCCTTTTATATGTTAACTTACTGATGAATTTGATTAATACAGGTGCTATGGATCACTACCTGGTCATGCACCAGCTCAGGTGTAATGGTGTGCTTGAAGGCATCAGGATTTGCAGGAAAGGATTTCCCAGCAGAATCCTCTATGCTGACTTCAAACAGCGGTATGGATGAAACATTTACCTTGGTTGATATTAGCAGAAACAATAGTTACAGGTAGACATGAACATTAAACAAATCTATTCCACATGTTAATACAGTTACAAGGTCCTCAATGCCAGTGCTATTCCAGAAGGTCAGTTCATTGACAGCAAGAAGGCTTCAGAGAAACTTCTTGGATCCATCGATGTTGACCACACACAATACAAGTTTGGGCACACTAAGGtatgtttttttaattatatcaTTTTCTATtatggaaataataataataaaagaaaaatacttcATTTATATCAAATTCTATGTCTTGTAGGTCTTTTTCAAGGCTGGTCTGTTGGGTACTCTTGAAGAGATGCGAGATGAGAAATTGGCACAGCTGATCACTCGCACTCAGGCCATCTGCAGAGGATACCTCATGAGAGTTGAGTTCAAGAGGATGATGGAGAGGAGGTAGCTTCAACTAAACATTTGGAACAATACAAGTTCTGTTTTGTATGGACCATTCTGTGACAAAAGTATGATTTGTTTCCAGAGAGTCTATCTTCACCATTCAGTACAATATCCGTTCTTTCATGAATGTCAAAACATGGCCTTGGATGAAACTTTATTTCAAGATCAAGCCCCTTCTGAAGAGTGCCGAGTCTGAAAAAGAGATGGCCAACATGAAAGATGAGTTTGAGAAAACAAAGGAAGCCTTGGCAAAGTCAGAAGCAAAGAGAaaggagctggaggagaagatggcGAAAATTCTTCAAGAGAAGAATGACCTGCTGCTACAAGTTACAGCTGTAAGTGGTTGATCTGAATGGATCCCACCATACATGGCTGTAGATCTGTATTATAGAAACCAATCAGGGGATAGATGTTAAATTGTTTTTAATTGCTTATTGCAGGAATCTGAGGGTCTGGCAGATGCAGAGGAAAGATGTGAAAATCTCATCAAAGCTAAGATCCAACTGGAAAGCAAAATCAAAGAGATCAATGAGAGGCTAGAAGATGAAGAAGAATCAAACGCTGAACTCACTGCCAAAAAGAGGAAACTGGAGGACGAGTGCTCCGAACTGAAAAAGGACATTGATGATCTGGAGCTGACACTGGCCAAAGTAGAGAAGGAGAAACATGCCACAGAAAACAAGGTAAGTTCTTATATTTATAATGACAGGAAATATGGTTATAAAACCATATGTGACAATAGACATTTGTTACTTTTGGGAGACTCATACACTTGTAACTGTATGAATCATTGAAAGCTTTTCTTCTAAATATAGGTGAAAAACCTTACTGAAGAAATGGCAGTCCTTGATGAAAGCATATCCAAACTTACAAAAGAAAAGAAGGCCCTACAGGAAGCCCACCAGCAAACTCTGGATGATCTTCAAGCTGAAGAGGACAAAGTCAATACTCTGACTAAGGCCAAAACTAAGTTGGAGCAACAAGTTGATGATGTATGTGCAGGCATGAAGAAAGTGTCTTTGGTACAAACAATAAAAGTGGCGCAATAGTCAAGCACTAACACATTTTATTATCTTAGCTCGAAGGTTCTCTTGAGCAAGAGAAGAAGCTTCGCATGGACCTGGAAAGGGCAAAGAGAAAGCTGGAGGGTGATCTTAAGTTGGCCCAAGAGTCTACAATGGACTTAGAAAATGATAAACAACAGCTGGATGAAAAAGTCAAGaagtgagattttttttaaatctttttgtaATCAGTTATCTATTTTATAATTTCTGATACAACATAGATAATAAAAAGGTAAAGCATGGCAGCAAATGTCAATGCTTTTTCTAATTCTAGTGAGTGTACTCATAATTTCTAGAGCCGATAAATGCTCATAGTCATTGCTTCAAGTGTTTAGGACCGCTATGTGCATGAGTTATAATCTGAGCATCTTCTATTAGCTGGAATTGATTATTTgacattctttctatgtacttTCTGACACAAGCCATCACTTGCTTTCATTGAATAGGAAGGAATTTGAAATCAGTCAGCTCCAGAGTAAGATTGAGGATGAACAGGCTCTGGGAGCTCAGCTACAAAAGAAGATTAAGGAGCTCCAGGTAGTATAATTTAGATATATTGATATAAAAGACAGTATTACTGATTATTCCATACTTTTTAAACAACATCAATAActaaaatgtaaacaaatatatattGTAGGCTCGTATTGAGGAACTGGAGGAAGAAATTGAGGCAGAACGTGCATCTCGTGCCAAGGCTGAGAAGCAGCGTGCTGACCTCTCAAGAGAGCTTGAAGAGATCAGCGAGCGTCTGGAAGAAGCTGGTGGTGCAACCTCTGCCCAAATTGAGGTCAACAAGAAGCGTGAGGCTGAATTCCAGAAGATGCGACGGGACCTGGAAGAAGCCACCTTACAACATGAAGCCACTGCCGCTGCTCTCCGTAAGAAGCATGCCGACACTACAGCTGAGTTTGGGGAACAAATCGATAATCTGCAGCGAGTTAAACAGAAGCTGGAAAAAGAGAAGAGTGAACTCAAGATGGAGATCGATGACCTTGCCAGCAATTTGGAGTCTGTCTCCAAAGCCAAAGTAAATACAATAGATGTGTTAACACAGCATGGTTGACAGCTACTACAATCATGTAGCATCAATCAATAAACTTTTACTTTAACCTTATAGGCAAACTTAGAGAAAACATGCCGAACACTGGAGGACCAATACAGTGAAATTAAGACAAAGGAAGATGAGCATATTAGGGTACTGAACGATTTGAATGCCCAGAAAGCACGTCTTCAGACAGAAAATGGTAACTTTTACTAATATATGTTAGAAGAAAATTTCTAATCTGTGAATAGAAGTTTAACACTTTACTTAATAAACAGGGGAATTTGGCCGTCAATTGGAGGAAAAAGAGTCTTTAATTTCTCAGCTTTCTAGAGGAAAGCAGGGCTTCACCCAACAGATTGAAGAGTTGAAAAGACAATTAGAAGAAGAGACCAAGGTATGGTCTATAGATTGCTGAAATGTATCAGACACTGTAACCAGGACATTTCATTTACTtatttcaatacattttttaaaaacatatttttattgagCTTAACAAATAATTCATAAATAAAAGACAGTATTTGGGACAATTCCCTGAGATATGATGATTGTCAAAAGAATAAAAATCAAGTAATAAGTAGTGAACCACCCCACCTCGATACAAAACAACTGTTTAACAACTGGTAATAAGCTTAAAAGAAATATGACCTCATCCTATGTAAATGTTTTCTAACAGGCCAAGAACGCACTTGCACATGGACTTCAATCTTCCCGCCACGACTGTGACTTGCTGAGGGAACAATTTGAGGAGGAACAAGAGGCAAAGGCTGAACTTCAACGCGCTTTGTCTAAAGCCAATGGTGAAGTCTCTCAGTGGAGAACAAAATATGAGACAGATGCCATCCAGCGTACAGAGGAGCTGGAAGAAGCCAAGTAGGTTGCCTTCTACTGCTTTTGTATGTTTTGAAGTCCTAATAGTATTTCTTAATAATTACATTGTATATTCTATTCTTTTATTAACAGGAAGAAGCTTGCTCAGCGCCTCCAGGAAGCTGAGGAACAGATCGAGGCTGTCAACTCAAAATGTGCCTCTCTAGAGAAGACCAAACAAAGACTTCAAGGAGAGGTTGAAGACCTCATGGTAGATGTGGAAAGATCAAACTCAGCCTGTGCTGCACTTGATAAGAAGCAGAGAAACTTTGACAAGGTAAATCATTAGGTATAAGGACTTTAATGTCATGTTATCAAAAAGTCTAAAGTAATATCCAAATTTTGGAAAATATGAAGATAAGTTATGGTGTTATATGCTTAGACTAATTTTTTTATGGAAGAATATTATTTATATTGAGATATTATCTTGCACTCTATAGGTTCTCGCAGACTGGAAACAGAAATATGAGGAAGCTCAGGCTGAACTTGAAGCTTCTCTGAAGGAATCCAGATCCCTTAGTACAGAGGTGTTTAAGATAAAGAATTCCTATGAGGAAGCACTTGAGCACCTTGAAACACTAAAGAGGGAAAATAAGAACCTCCAGCGTAAGTTCCACCATTTTCTACAGATGATAAAGTCATGCAGATTTTTGTAATGTTTTCCTTGACCTCTTTAGACATCATAACAATTCACTTTAATTAAGATAACACCTAATTATACACCTCATAATTTCTTGCTCAACTCTTCTTTTGCTCATTCCCCTTCCAGAGGAGATCTCTGACTTAACTGAACAAGTTTCTGAAGCTGGAAAGAGCATCCATGAAATTGAAAAAGCTAAGAAACAAGTTGAACAGGAAAAGTCTGACCTGCAATCAGCACTGGAAGAAGCAGAGGTCAGTAGACTAGAATATGGGATGAAATGTTATAGCAGGACTCGACTATATATTATTGACTCAACAATGTGTATAACCTAGGGATCCCTGGAACATGAAGAGGCCAAGATCCTACGCGTCCAACTTGAACTTAATCAAGTTAAGTCTGAGATTGATAGGAAAATTTCTGAAAAAGATGAAGAGATTGAACAAATCAAGAGAAACAGTCAGAGAGCCTTGGAATCCATGCAGAGCACTTTGGATTCTGAGATCAGAAGCAGGAATGATGCTCTGAGGCTGAAGAAGAAGATGGAGGGTGATCTTAATGAGATGGAGATCCAACTAAGCCATGCCAACCGCCAGGCTGCAGAGGCCCAGAAACAACTCAGGAACGTACAGGGACAATTAAAGGTGAGCCACATGAAGGTATTTTTTAAGGTTGAAATACTGATTTATAACTGACTTGATTTTAAACTGAATTATTTCTCTTTAGGATGCCCAACTGCATCTTGATGATGCTGTAAGAGTAAGTGATGACCTGAAGGAACAGCTGGCTATTGTAGAAAGGAGAAATAACCTCATGACAGTAGAAGTCGAAGAGATCCGGTCTGCCTTGGAACAAACTGAGCGTGGCCGCAAAGTGGCTGAGCAAGAGCTCCTGGATGTCACCGAGCGTGTTCAGCTTCTACACTCCCAGGTTGGACTGGGTGTTCATTCTGTGCAATAATGTTACATCTCTATCATCCCTTCACTAACATTACAACTGATCTCCATACAGAACACAAGCCTGATCAACACCAAGAAGAAGCTTGAATCTGATGCATCTCAACTTCAAAGTGAAGTGGAGGAAGCTGTCCAAGAATCAAGGAATGCGGAGGAAAAAGCAAAGAAGGCCATTACAGATGTAAGtaaggatttttttcagaaaaattgTAAGGGAAACCAAAGTGATCTTTTAACATTGCAAAGCTTATAAGCAACATATTATTCCAGACAAATGATAACCTCCAGTGTTTCTCACTATTTACACTTCTTTGGGCTCCATTATCATCCTAGGCAGCCATGATGGCTGAAGAACTGAAGAAGGAACAAGACACCAGTGCTCACCTTGAGAGAATGAAGAAGAACCTTGAGCAGACAGTGAAGGATCTTCAGCATCGTCTGGATGAGGCTGAGCAGTTGGCCATGAAAGGTGGCAAGAAGCAACTTCAAAAACTAGAAGCCAGAGTAAGAAAATTATGTTGGTTCATTTCTGGAACAACAATATGTGTGGATCAAGCAGTTTGCACTGATACAGTAAACTTGATTTTTAGGTGCGTGAACTTGAGAATGAGCTTGATGCTGAACAGAAGAGAGGCTCAGACGCCATTAAGGGAGTCCGCAAGTATGAGAGGAGAGTCAAAGAACTGACATACCAGGTGCATGATACATAAGAGACCCCTTATATACTAATGAAATCACGTTAAAACCAAGTTGACATCCTTCATCTTCCATTCACAGAGTGAAGAAGACAAGAAGAACGTGTTCAGGCTTCAGGACTTAGTCGACAAATTGCAGCTGAAAGTCAAAGCTTACAAGAGACAAGCAGAGGAATCTGTAAGTCCCTATTGTGTGTACTATAATAATATAAGAGAATATTTAGAGACGCGTTCTCCTCAACAAAATGTTAACCTTGTAGGAGGAACAAGCCAACGTCCATATGTCAAGATTCAGGAAGACCCAGCATgagctggaggaggctgaagAACGCGCTGACATTGCAGAATCTCAGGTCAACAAGTTGAGAGCTAAGAGCCGCGACATCGGCAAGGTGAGATCAATAAGCTGAGATCTTTCTTTGGCCCAATTCTTGATTGTGACTATTGTGTATAAGACAGACATTTAATACTTTAATATTACAAAACATACTTAACTATGCATAGTTTACATATTAATTGATTGAACACTAGAATTAAATAAAACTGTGCAACataattttatttacatagtatTCAACAAAGACACCTGAACCCAATGactaaaatttcttttttttatccacAGAAGGCAGAAGAATAAAGGAAGACCGAATGTGACATATTTACAAAAAGATGTTCATAAAATATGGGCCAGTTTTGTAAATATTGGGCTTTGTAGTATTTTTTTCAGCTCTAGATGCCAATAAATTCTCTGTAGACAGTATCTTGGCTTATGCGGATTCATTTTTAAAAGTTGTAAAATATGGTACAGAGCAATCCCCCAGTAAATGGTGTAAGTATTGAAAGGGCTCAAGCTCTAAGAATTGAAAATGTCAAAGCCAAAAAAGTTTCAATGTTCACAAAgtttctataaatttttttttgtgagcCAAGGTACCcaagtacataaaaaaaagtataaatgtgTTACACAAAAATATGGTTAATTGCAAGCCCATCTTCTAGTGGAGAGGGGCCCCCACAAACCTCCCCTTCAGGCCCAAGACGGTCTGAAAAGTCCAGGATCAATGTTTAGAGGGAATCAACACTGCTCCTGGCTTCCATCTGGGCTGTCACCAAAGTATCCACCAAGGACCACAAAACGGGTTAATGTCTCTGTAAAATATGTTTCAGGGTGTTGAGGTCAAAGATAAaaagaagagcgctccatagcataAGACCACCTTTGGGTAAGTTAGTGTGATAACTAGAAACTCTTACTATCGGTGGTTGTGTGGCCTCACACACAAAAATGGTAAGAAAGGAGAGGTAATGGTGcccagtctgcagccttcccaatcACAAAAGCTGTAGTAGAATGCGGACTTCCAAAAGGTGAATGGCTTTtaacggcgctgaccaggatcAAAGCGTAGGATAAAAAGCAGCAGCTTTATTCAAATTTCCAACAATGCACGGCATTTCACCACGCTTGGGTGGCTTCATCAGGCAGCCAGGGTGTTGGGGAGCCTGATTGTCTCAGACACACACTCAATTCCCTAAGACCTCCAGAAGTGACCTCTCAAAATGGCACCTCTCCCTattttacacacatgtaatataaataaagaaataaagaaataaataaagaaacagacaAGTGAAATCTGTCAGGAACTATATAAATTCTCATAGTGATCAGCAGCCAGAAACTAGAGATGTGTGCTCAATAGGGGGAGAGCGTGCAAAGTGCCATCCATGTGACTTCTGGCACCCCGGGGTCAACACTCCCAGGGCACTTCTGCACCTCAGCTCTCTCCCTACCTGCATCTAATGGCTGAATCGCGAGGGTCTGGTCAGCCTCAGGGTAGCTGTTGGGCCAATACCTGAAGCTTCCACACTGTGTGTATAacagtatatatcctgtctcAGTGGCCTAGGCACAAGCATTGATAAGAACCAATCCTagacttgatcttagccaaaaagcTG belongs to Hyla sarda isolate aHylSar1 chromosome 13, aHylSar1.hap1, whole genome shotgun sequence and includes:
- the LOC130297755 gene encoding myosin-4-like; its protein translation is MGDGEMAAFGEAAQYLRKSEKERIEAQNRPFDAKTSVFVIDPKTMYVKGVVQSREGGKVTVKKEDNTTVTVKDDEIFPMNPPKYDKIEDMAMMTHLNEPSVLYNLKERYAAWMIYTYSGLFCATVNPYKWLPVYNPEVVNAYRGKKRQEAPPHIFSISDNAYQFMLTDRENQSVLITGESGAGKTVNTKRVIQYFATIAAIGDTKKKEEQAASQNKGTLEDQIISANPLLEAFGNAKTVRNDNSSRFGKFIRIHFGTTGKLASADIETYLLEKSRVTFQLSAERSYHIFYQIMSNKKPELIDMLLITTNPYDFPYVSQGEITVASIDDQEELMATDTAIDILGFNPDEKLGIYKLTGAVMHYGNLKFKQKQREEQAEPDGTEVADKAAYLMGLNSADLLKALCYPRVKVGNEYVTKGQTVQQVYNNVGALAKSVFEKMFLWMVIRINEQLDTKQARQHYIGVLDIAGFEIFDFNSLEQLCINFTNEKLQQFFNHHMFVLEQEEYKKEGIDWEFIDFGMDLAACIELIEKPMGIFSILEEECMFPKASDTSFKNKLYDQHLGKCKNFEKPKPGKGKAEAHFSLVHYAGTVDYNISGWLDKNKDPLNETVIGLYQKSSMKLLAFLYSAHAQAEEGGGKKGAKKKGSSFQTVSALFRENLNKLMSNLRSTHPHFVRCLIPNETKTPGAMDHYLVMHQLRCNGVLEGIRICRKGFPSRILYADFKQRYKVLNASAIPEGQFIDSKKASEKLLGSIDVDHTQYKFGHTKVFFKAGLLGTLEEMRDEKLAQLITRTQAICRGYLMRVEFKRMMERRESIFTIQYNIRSFMNVKTWPWMKLYFKIKPLLKSAESEKEMANMKDEFEKTKEALAKSEAKRKELEEKMAKILQEKNDLLLQVTAESEGLADAEERCENLIKAKIQLESKIKEINERLEDEEESNAELTAKKRKLEDECSELKKDIDDLELTLAKVEKEKHATENKVKNLTEEMAVLDESISKLTKEKKALQEAHQQTLDDLQAEEDKVNTLTKAKTKLEQQVDDLEGSLEQEKKLRMDLERAKRKLEGDLKLAQESTMDLENDKQQLDEKVKKKEFEISQLQSKIEDEQALGAQLQKKIKELQARIEELEEEIEAERASRAKAEKQRADLSRELEEISERLEEAGGATSAQIEVNKKREAEFQKMRRDLEEATLQHEATAAALRKKHADTTAEFGEQIDNLQRVKQKLEKEKSELKMEIDDLASNLESVSKAKANLEKTCRTLEDQYSEIKTKEDEHIRVLNDLNAQKARLQTENGEFGRQLEEKESLISQLSRGKQGFTQQIEELKRQLEEETKAKNALAHGLQSSRHDCDLLREQFEEEQEAKAELQRALSKANGEVSQWRTKYETDAIQRTEELEEAKKKLAQRLQEAEEQIEAVNSKCASLEKTKQRLQGEVEDLMVDVERSNSACAALDKKQRNFDKVLADWKQKYEEAQAELEASLKESRSLSTEVFKIKNSYEEALEHLETLKRENKNLQQEISDLTEQVSEAGKSIHEIEKAKKQVEQEKSDLQSALEEAEGSLEHEEAKILRVQLELNQVKSEIDRKISEKDEEIEQIKRNSQRALESMQSTLDSEIRSRNDALRLKKKMEGDLNEMEIQLSHANRQAAEAQKQLRNVQGQLKDAQLHLDDAVRVSDDLKEQLAIVERRNNLMTVEVEEIRSALEQTERGRKVAEQELLDVTERVQLLHSQNTSLINTKKKLESDASQLQSEVEEAVQESRNAEEKAKKAITDAAMMAEELKKEQDTSAHLERMKKNLEQTVKDLQHRLDEAEQLAMKGGKKQLQKLEARVRELENELDAEQKRGSDAIKGVRKYERRVKELTYQSEEDKKNVFRLQDLVDKLQLKVKAYKRQAEESEEQANVHMSRFRKTQHELEEAEERADIAESQVNKLRAKSRDIGKVRSIS